TCAAAGGGGACACCATACAAATTTTTATAATATCCCTGCAGGCAGGCAACCGAACCGGTGACTATCGGGGAGGCCGATGATGTCCCCGAAAAGCTGCTGGTATAAAACTGGTCGGGATCACCGCCGGCATTCCAATAGGTGCCATAGCCGGTGGTGAAGACTTCATATCCGTAACCCTGCAGGTTCACCCGTTCGCTGTAATTGGAAAAAGACAGCCGGGATCGATCAACGCCAAAATTGCCGCTTGGCGGAGCTCCCGCTCCGGCAATAATGGCATGAGAATTACGATAAGTCGTATCGAAGCGCTGTTCATAAATAACATCGTCAAGATTCTCGGCACCGTTTCCGGCCGCCTCGACGACAATAATACCCTTGGCCCAGGCATACTGCAGGGCATCGAATTTATCCTGCCAGTATTCCACGCAAATATATCCGAGCTGATCCAGGCGCACCTGAAAGTCATATCGCGGACCGGGTGAGTGTATTTCAATCAGCATCAAATCTCCGGCCTGCAGGTTGTCGGCGGCGATAAGGATGGCATTGGTTATGCCGTAATAATAAGCCGAAACCATGCCGACATCGGCCCCGGAGCAGATGCCGGTCACGCCGTAACCATTGTCACCTCCAATCATAACGCCCAATACAGCGGTGCCATGATCACCATAGGGATTGTCGCCTAACCCGATAATGGCTCCGGCCGCTTTCTCGAGGTCTTCATGCGACTGATTCCATTCATTCTCGATATCTATTATTTTCACACCGGACCCGTCGCCGCCGGAAAGAGTCTTCGCATAGACGGCATCGACCCCGGCCGGAGCGGCAAGCCGATAAGTCTGCAGCGGCTCATAATCGGAGGTAGGCGGATCGATATCCTCGGCCGGCTCCGGGCGCGGTTCGACATAAGCCATTTCCACGATTTCAAGTTTGTTGAGCTGGTTGACAATCGTTTCAGCTTCACCGTGGCCGGAAATATCGAGGGAATAGTACAAATTTAGATCAGCCAGTTCATGTCCGCTGCGAAGCTCATAAATAAACTTGTCTTTGTTCAGCGCCTCTTCGGATTTGCTGAACAGCCTGTCGATTTGCCCATTCAAATAGGGCCTTAAAAGGCTGTTTGTCGTCCCCAAAGCTTGCCCTTTCAGCGACACAAATTGATTGCCCCGCAGCCTGACATCGCTCTCTTCACGAAATTTGACAATAACCCGGGCAAGGTCCGCCTGAGGCGATATTTTGACCGCAGCGGGCTTTACAGGGGCCATTCTGGGGATAAGAGACAAACCACCGGATTTTATATCTTCTTTAACCGGCGCTGAAACCGAGACGGCAAAAATGACCGCAATGAGTAAAAAAACGGCAAGAAGTGCAAAGACAGGCTTGATCATTCTTCCTCCAATGTTCGTTCAATAAAACATTCAGAGAGCTGCTGGAGCGTTCAGTTCATTGCGAGTATTTGGCGTCAATAATAATATACCAGCGGGCGCCATCTTGTCAATGACTGTTTTTTTAGATTATCGGAATGTCCGGGCAAAATTAGAGGCGGAATCAGACCTTTTCCAGCCGCAGTTTGTTCTGGTTTTTCTCTATTCTAAGAGGATATTTCCCGGAAAAACAACTGACGCAGAAACTGTTGTCAGGCAGTGACGGCATTCCCAGCATACCGGGAATCGACAAATACCCAAGTGAATCGACCTCGAGATATTTCTCAATTTCCCTGACCGATTTGGAGGAGGCAATAAGCTCCTCGCGAGTCGGCATGTCGATACCGAAAAAACAGGGAGATATAATAGGCGGCGAGGAAATCCGAAGATGAATTTCCCTGGCGCCGGCCGACCGAATTAGTTTGACAAGCTTCTTCGATGTCGTCCCGCGGACAATCGAATCATCAACCACAACGACTCTCTTGCCGCTCAGAACACCGCGGACCGGATTGAACTTGACCTTGACATCAAGGTCGCGGATTTTCTGTTCCGGATCGATAAAGGTCCGGCCGACATAATGGTTCCTGATCAGGCCGATTTCATACTTTATACCCGATTGCTCGGAATAACCGATTGTCGCGGTGGTGGCTGAATCGGGAACCGCGATGACGATATCGGCGTCGGCGGGATGTTCGCGGGCCAGTTGCCGTCCCAAACGGCGGCGGATTTTATCTACATTTTCTCCGAAGACAATCGAATCGGGACGCGAGAAATAAATATATTCAAAAATACAGAAAGTGTGGTTGCGGCTTTTCAGTGGATGACGGGACTCCATTTGACCATCCAGCGTAATTTCCAGAACTTCACCGGGATCAATGTCTCTGATATAGGTGGCACCGATTATATCGAAGGCACAGGTTTCGGATGCTATTATATAACTTCCATTGTAGCGTCCCAGTGCCAGAGGCCGAAAACCAAGAGGATCACGCGCGGCAATGAGTGAATTTTCCGTCAAAAACAAAAGTGAATAAGCGCCTTCGACCTTTGTCAAACCTTCACAGATGCGGCTGAGCCAGGTGCGTTTTTTCGACAAGGCCGCAAGGTGCAGGAATAACTCCGTATCGGATGTAGTCTGAAAAATAGAACCGGCTTTCTCCAATTTCTGCCTTAATAAGAATGAATTGGTCAGATTGCCGTTGTGGGCCACGGCCAGTTTCTGGCTTCGGTTAGTTATCAGAAGAGGCTGGATATTGGTCAGGGAAGAGGCTCCGGTCGTGGAGTACCGGGTATGGCCGACAGCAATTTTCCCCTTGAGTCTGGCCAGATGTTTCTTTTCCGAAAAAACCTCATTGACTTCACCCATGCCCTTGTAAATATTGACACTGCCGTTACCGGCCGTAACGATACCGGCCGATTCCTGGCCGCGATGCTGAAGTGAATATAGACCAAAAAAGGTCAGTTCGGCGGCCCGTAGTGTTCCTATAATGCCGAAGACGCCGCAATTGTCGTTAATTATATGATCTTCTATCATTTCCCCTCACGTGGAAAAAAATGAATTTAACATCCAACCCCTTTAATGTCAAGCAAGAATGCAAATTCATTTGTCAAAAGTATGAAATGCTTTGCACTCTTTGGCGCTGCGGCCGCCCTCAATCTTGATGACCTTTCTGCCCAATTTATAAGCTATTATAAGATTAGTAATTACGCCTGGCTGATTTAACAGGTTCTAGCCTTTATCGAAGGTCCAAATATTTCTTCAAGGGCATGACTTTTGCGTTGACTGGTCATCGAGGTATCCTGACTTGAAAGAAAAGAACTACCATATTCAATTCGAAATAATGAAGGAGATAGCTCTTTCAGCCACAGCAGGTGATGAACCGGCCGCTACCGCCAATATCGCCTTGAAAGAAACGGCTGGTCTCCTGGGTTTGGCCGCGGCAATGATGATCCTGTGGGACGATCGATTCGAGCCGGTTTTAACGGTTTCTCATGCCGAGCACAGTCGGCACAAAACTCTACTTGAGGAACTGGAGGACGAGCTTTATAAAAATCTTAGAAAAGACCGCCACCTTATTTTTGCTTATGTATCATTTGGGGGAGAGCAGCCGGTCACGAGCTTTACTTTACCAATCAAAAATGCTGATAAAATTCTTGGAGCCGTCATCGGGCTTCAGGCCGGGGTCGGCTCACTGGTCAGGGAAGACACCTTCTTGGAAGCGCTCGCGGCAGCGCTATCGATGGCAATGCTGGTTGCCAACCTGGACAAAATTGTCGAAAGTGAAAAACTTTTCGCCGTCAGGGCAACCGCGACCACCGTAAATCACAGAATCAATAATCCCCTGCAGGCCATACTCGGCATCGTTCAACTGTATCCCAGACAATATCCTGAATTGGCCAAGCCCGATGATGAGCTGAGTGAAAAGGACCGAATGCTCAAGGCAAAGCTGAACGATATTGAGGAAGCCGCAATGAAAATCATGGATATAACTCATCGGCTCATGAGAGTCGACAAGGTCGAATTCGCCGATTATATCGAGGGCGCCAAAATGTTAAAGCTTCCTGAGGATCAAAATTCCTCATAGTTCCCTCTTATCCCTACCTCACCCAAAGGTCGGCAGAATGGCTGCCGGCCTTTTTTATTGCATAAATAAAAGGAAGCCGCCCGAAAGCGGCTTCCCGATCTGATTATTCTGTCGATTCTGCCGTTGAGACCTTCGAATCAGGTCCGCAACAGTATCGCAACAGAATTGTGCCTATATACCGATAC
The genomic region above belongs to candidate division Zixibacteria bacterium HGW-Zixibacteria-1 and contains:
- a CDS encoding amidophosphoribosyltransferase; the protein is MIEDHIINDNCGVFGIIGTLRAAELTFFGLYSLQHRGQESAGIVTAGNGSVNIYKGMGEVNEVFSEKKHLARLKGKIAVGHTRYSTTGASSLTNIQPLLITNRSQKLAVAHNGNLTNSFLLRQKLEKAGSIFQTTSDTELFLHLAALSKKRTWLSRICEGLTKVEGAYSLLFLTENSLIAARDPLGFRPLALGRYNGSYIIASETCAFDIIGATYIRDIDPGEVLEITLDGQMESRHPLKSRNHTFCIFEYIYFSRPDSIVFGENVDKIRRRLGRQLAREHPADADIVIAVPDSATTATIGYSEQSGIKYEIGLIRNHYVGRTFIDPEQKIRDLDVKVKFNPVRGVLSGKRVVVVDDSIVRGTTSKKLVKLIRSAGAREIHLRISSPPIISPCFFGIDMPTREELIASSKSVREIEKYLEVDSLGYLSIPGMLGMPSLPDNSFCVSCFSGKYPLRIEKNQNKLRLEKV